The nucleotide sequence CTGACTCTCCACGCCGCGCAGACTTGCCGGCTGCAGGTTGGCCACGACCACTACCTGCTTGCCGATCAGGTCTTGGTCTGTGTAGTGCGCGCGGATGCCGGCCACGAGTTGCCGCTGCTCGCTGCCCAGGTCGATGGTCAAAACGAGCAGACGGTCGGCGTTCGGATGCGGCGCCGCCGCCGTGACGGTGGCAACGCGCAACTCGATGTTGCGGAAATCGTCGATCGAAATCGTCATGGCGCGCCGCTTATCACGAATCGCAGCGACTTTGAAATTCGCCACTCACGACGCAGCACTCAGGACTTTCTCTGGCACTGGTTGCACAAACCGTACAGTTCCATCTTGTGGCCGGTGAAGCGGAAGCCCAGGCGCGCAGCCACTTCCGCTTGCAGCGCCTCGATACGGTCTTCCTCGAATTCGACGATCTTCCCGCAGGCTTCACAGATCAGGTGGTCGTGGTGGTGTCCCTCGGCTTGGCTTTCATAGCGCGCTTCGCCGTCGCGGAAGTGGCGCTCCACGGCGAGGCTGCACTCGATGAGCAGCTTCATGGTGCGGTAC is from Candidatus Binatia bacterium and encodes:
- the metG gene encoding methionine--tRNA ligase subunit beta, with product MANFKVAAIRDKRRAMTISIDDFRNIELRVATVTAAAPHPNADRLLVLTIDLGSEQRQLVAGIRAHYTDQDLIGKQVVVVANLQPASLRGVESQGMLLAASDDQGRLAIVTPEKPVANGAQVK
- a CDS encoding transcriptional repressor → MTRPPQKATADRFAIFKAHLRRQGLKSTSQRDDIARVFFAANRHISVEELYNEVKRVNPRIGYATLYRTMKLLIECSLAVERHFRDGEARYESQAEGHHHDHLICEACGKIVEFEEDRIEALQAEVAARLGFRFTGHKMELYGLCNQCQRKS